The Chordicoccus furentiruminis DNA window CGGTATTATGTCAAGAAGGTTGCGCGTCTTGGCTTCGATGCGCTTGAGATCGGATGCAGCGCCTTGCCTGATTATACCGATGCTGCTGTCCGAGAACTTCGCCAATGTGCGAAAGATGAAGGAATCGAGCTGACAGGGGGGTATGGACCCAGACCGATCCATAATGTTGGATCCAGCGATGAGAAAATTCGGGAAGGCGCGTTTGAGTGGTATAAACGCTGTTTTGATAAAATGGCACAACTGGACATGCATGTACTCGGTGGTGCACTGTATTATTACTGGCCTGTGGATTTTCATACAGTGGGTCCTAAGGAAGAAGAGTGGAAACGGGCAGTAGAAGGAATGCAAAGACTGGCGCCTCTGGCTGAGGCCTGCGGTATTACGCTCGGCATGGAAGTGATCAACAGGTACGAAAGTTATCTGATCAATACATGCGATGAGTGTGTCCAGTTTGTCAGAGAAGTCGGTGCTCCGAACGTGAAAGTGATGCTGGATACATATCATATGAATATCGAGGAGGATGATCTCGGTGGGGCGATTCGTCACGCCGGTCATCTGCTGGGACATTTCCATGTTGGAGAATGCAATAGAAAAGTGCCTGGAATGGGACGAATTCCCTGGAGAGAGATAGGAACTGCTCTTAGAGACATCAATTATAATGGGTATGTTGTCATGGAACCGTTTGTTCGTATGGGAGGAACGGTCGGCAGGAATATCGGTGTATGGAGAGACATCAGTCAGGGCGCTGGTGAGGAAAATCTGGACCGCGACGCACGTGAATCGTGCAGGTTCCTGCATTATGTATTTGAAGACTGAAACCATCATCCGCTTCAGCGGGCAGGCATTCTGTGAGGACGGATCGCAGGATGCCTGTCTTTTTCATGGTTTCTTTTACGGCCAAAGGGCATTTATAAGAAAAAGTAAGGATTTCTTCACCATTCTTTAGATTTTCCTTAGGGAAAATTGTATATACTGAAACGGTGCTTATAAAAAGGGCTTATGAACAGAGCGCATGAATCGGAAACGATCCATAGTTCGAAACGGACGAAGAGGTGTCTGATGAAAAATGTTCTTGAAATGCTGGAGCAGACGGCGGAGCGGTATCCGGAGCGAACCGCGGTCTCGGATCAGCAGACGTCGCTCACGTGGGCGGAGCTGCGGCGCCGGGCCGGAGGCATCGGCGCCGTGCTGGCGGACGAGCTGGAGGGAAACCAGCCGGTTGTCGTGTTCGCGGCGAAGCGGGTGGCCACACTGGCGATCCAGCTTGGTATCGTCTACGCGGGCGGATTCTATGTCCCGGTCAGCCGCGACCAGCCGGCCGAGCGGATCGGGCGGATCCTGCGGAGACTGGGCCGGCCG harbors:
- a CDS encoding D-psicose 3-epimerase; this translates as MKLKYGIYYAYWEKEWDADYRYYVKKVARLGFDALEIGCSALPDYTDAAVRELRQCAKDEGIELTGGYGPRPIHNVGSSDEKIREGAFEWYKRCFDKMAQLDMHVLGGALYYYWPVDFHTVGPKEEEWKRAVEGMQRLAPLAEACGITLGMEVINRYESYLINTCDECVQFVREVGAPNVKVMLDTYHMNIEEDDLGGAIRHAGHLLGHFHVGECNRKVPGMGRIPWREIGTALRDINYNGYVVMEPFVRMGGTVGRNIGVWRDISQGAGEENLDRDARESCRFLHYVFED